TTTGACGAGACAAAACTTGCACAGTATCTGGACAGGATTCGCGCGCTCGATTTCGTGAAGGGGTTGGAACTTGGGCAGGCGGTCAGCCAAAACGTTTTTGACCCGGACGGTCTGCTAACCATCGTCACCCCAAAAGGCAAATTCTCCTTCGGCATTGAGCAGAAGGGGTCCTATCTGGACCGCACGCTACTGCACGCGATCATCGGTCAGGCGAGAAGTTATAAAGAAAGCTCTCGGCGGCCCTTGCTCCTGCTGGCCAGATACATACCTCGACTGTCGGCAGAAAGACTGATCGAACACGGCGTCAATTTCGTTGACCGGGTCGGTAATATGCATCTCGTGCTCGGCGGCAACTACACTTACACGGTCATCGGTAAAAAAGAGACAACCACCGGGCGCGATGCGAAAACCGTCACCCCTGCTGTGGTGCAACTGCTCTTCACTTTTGCCGCATGCTCACAGGCTCAGGGCTGGTCCGTGCGAGACCTGGCGAAGGCTTCGGGGGTCAGCAAGAGTAACGTAGCCAATATCCGTCATCAACTTACTGAAAAGGGGCTGCTGCAGGAGACGCGGGGCGCTTTCAAGATCCGCGATGCAAAATATCTTGAGCAGGAGTTGCTTCGGGGGTATGGCGAAGTCTTACGTCCCAAGCTCGTGATCAACAGGTTTCGGGCGGCAGAGTCTTCGGCAGAGATCATGCTGGAAAGAATCGCTCACTCACTAGCCGGCCTTTCTATTCGGTGGTCGCTCACCGGCGGCCCGGCCGCCTATGAATTTCAGCACTTCTATCGTGGCACGGAAATCCCTATATTTATAAATGCCGTTTCAGATACTACCGCACGTCATCTTCGGCTACTGCCAGATGTGCAAGGCCCGATTATTTTCCTTCGCTCTTTTGGTACGGTGCCTTACTGGAAAGAGGTGGGAGGCAAGATGCTTGCTCACCCCTGGCTGATCTATGCAGAGTTGATGCATTCGCCTGACCCCAGGGCACATGAAGCGGCTGAAGAATTAAAAGGAAAATTCCTGACATGATCGAGTTGACCGAAGCGGAGATAAAAGATCTGGCGGAGCTTCAGCAACTGTGTGTTGCGCTGCAAAGCGACCTCGTCATCGTCGGGGCCATTGCCTATCAACACTACTTCCCTGACGATGAGCGCCACACTAGCGACATCGATTCAGCCATCGCCCTGGACCTGGAAGATTTCGAGGAACTGAAACAGCGGCTACTGGAAAAGGGCTGGAGTAACCTCCCGGCCCGTGAACACCGATGGGTCAGCCAGCGCGGAACGCTCCTCGACCTGATCCCCGCCGGCAGCAGACTGCGCGAGGCGAAAAGCATCACTTGGCCGCAGAGCCAGTTTAGGATGAGCCTGGTCGGCTTTGACCACGTCTTTTCTGACGCGCAACTGGTCACCCTGGGCGACCGCTTGCCCATCCGTGTGATTCCGCCTGTCGTGCTGATGCTGCTAAAAGTCGTGGCATTCCTGGATGATCAGACCAGACGAGCAAAAGACCTGCCGGACATTCGAGCCCTCCTGTCAATGTATGAAACGGATAGCGACCGGCTTTTCTCGGACGAGGTGCTGGACGCAAACCTCCCGGATTTCAGTTTGGCGAATGCTTACCTACTCGGCCTTGACCTGAAATCCATCTGCACGGAAGAAGAGGTTGAAGTAGTTCGCGCATTTCTCTCGATAGTCAGCGATGATACAAAACCGGCGTGGCTCGGGTTTGTGAGAGCTGCGCCGCGACCCGGTGGGCGGTCCGAAGAGG
The Acidobacteriota bacterium genome window above contains:
- a CDS encoding nucleotidyl transferase AbiEii/AbiGii toxin family protein, which produces MIELTEAEIKDLAELQQLCVALQSDLVIVGAIAYQHYFPDDERHTSDIDSAIALDLEDFEELKQRLLEKGWSNLPAREHRWVSQRGTLLDLIPAGSRLREAKSITWPQSQFRMSLVGFDHVFSDAQLVTLGDRLPIRVIPPVVLMLLKVVAFLDDQTRRAKDLPDIRALLSMYETDSDRLFSDEVLDANLPDFSLANAYLLGLDLKSICTEEEVEVVRAFLSIVSDDTKPAWLGFVRAAPRPGGRSEEVAQMQLNAFRKGFE
- a CDS encoding type IV toxin-antitoxin system AbiEi family antitoxin, which codes for MRFDETKLAQYLDRIRALDFVKGLELGQAVSQNVFDPDGLLTIVTPKGKFSFGIEQKGSYLDRTLLHAIIGQARSYKESSRRPLLLLARYIPRLSAERLIEHGVNFVDRVGNMHLVLGGNYTYTVIGKKETTTGRDAKTVTPAVVQLLFTFAACSQAQGWSVRDLAKASGVSKSNVANIRHQLTEKGLLQETRGAFKIRDAKYLEQELLRGYGEVLRPKLVINRFRAAESSAEIMLERIAHSLAGLSIRWSLTGGPAAYEFQHFYRGTEIPIFINAVSDTTARHLRLLPDVQGPIIFLRSFGTVPYWKEVGGKMLAHPWLIYAELMHSPDPRAHEAAEELKGKFLT